The Fusarium falciforme chromosome 4, complete sequence genomic interval ATGAATTGTGCATTTCAAAAGACCTGGATCGAATATGAATTGGATCGATCTGAGTTGGTATTTGATGTGTCTTTTCAGGCCAATACTCAATGGGATTAGGCCGTCGTCGGCTTCTCCAGAGTTGGTGATGAATGTTGCAGACGCTTGATTATTTAAACCCACAACCTAAACTTGAAGCTGTGGTGGGAGCACTTGCCGATAATCTTCCGAGGAGGGGCATCGAATCCTTATCGCCTTATCTGGCCCCAACAGGCTTAGCGTAAGAGTCATAGCCATCTCGACAGACTGCACACGAGGAAttttgccatcatcaaggcgaAATACGCAAATTCTTGGTTCTCGACGACCTCAACGACGAGAACCGCTCACGATCCCCTCGAACCTTCGAGTGTAATTTTCTCCAGACCCAGGCGACCATTTATCACCCCGGAAATCGCCCTCACTACTGCTCCACGACCGAAAACCACCCCCAAAACCCGGCCGATTGCcccgcctccaccaccatGTCTGCCAACGGCGACCCCAAGTACGACGACATTGAGTCCGAGTCCGACTCTGGCGAGTCTGTCGGCCACAACGAGGCCGGCGATGAGAAGCCCCTCAAGCCTGCTCTCAAGAAGTCCAACCCAGCCATCGCCGAGCCCGCTGCTCAAAGACCGGAGCTGCCCCCGCAAACCGACCCCAAAGACCTCGACGTCGCCAGCCTCACTCCCCTGACGCCCGAGATTATTGCCCGACAAGCCACCATCAACATTGGCACCATCGGCCACGTCGCTCACGGAAAGTCCACCGTCGTCAAGGCCATCTCCGGTGTCCAGACCGTTCGTTTCAAGAACGAGCTGATCCGAAACATTACCATCAAGTTGGGTTATGCCAACGCCAAGATCTACAAGTGCGATAACTCTCAGTGCCCTCGGCCAGGATGCTACCGAAGTTACAAGAGTGAGAAGGAGGTCGACCCACCCTGCGAGAGAGAGGGCTGCTCTGGCACCTACCGGCTATTGCGACACGTCTCGTAAGTTGATTCACAGAATGCGACAATAGAACAATAGCTGACGATACAAGCTTCGTCGACTGCCCCGGTCACGATATTCTGATGAGCACCATGTTGTCAGGTGCCGCCGTCATGGACGCTGCTCTGCTCCTTATTGCCGGCAACGAATCCTGCCCTCAGCCCCAGACCTCGGAGCACTTGGCTGCTATTGAGATCATgaagctcgacaagatcatcatTCTCCAGAACAAGGTCGACTTGATGCGAGAAGAGGCTGCCCAGCAGCACTACCAGTCCATTCTCAAGTTCATTCGAGGCACCGTTGCTGGAAAGTCGCCCGTCATCCCCATCTCTGCCCAGCTCAAGTTCAACATTGATGCCGTCAACGAGGCCATCGTCAACACTATCCCCGTTCCTCCCCGTGACTTCAGCATGGACCCTCACATGATCGTCATTCGATCGTTCGACGTCAACAAGCCCGGTGCTGAGATCGATGACCTCAAGGGTGGTGTTGCTGGTGGTTCTATCCTTCACGGTGTTGTTAAGCTGGGTGACGAGATTGAGATCCGACCCGGTATCGTGTCCCGAGATGACAGCGGTGCCCTCAAGTGTACCCCCATCTTCAGCCGAGTCGTCTCGCTCAACTCCGAGGCCAACGACCTCAAGTACGCCGTTCCTGGTGGTCTCATCGGTGTTGGTACCCGAATCGACCCTACCCTCTGCCGAGCCGATCGTCTCGTTGGTTTCGTCTTGGGTCTCAAGGGCCGTCTCCCCGATATCTACAGCGAGATTGAGATCAACTTCTACCTGCTCCGCCGCCTGCTCGGTGTGCGAACCGCCGACGGCAAGCAGGCCAAGGTTGCCAAGCTGGCCAAGAACGAGATGATCATGGTCAACATTGGTTCCACCTCGACTGGAGCCAAGGTCATCGCTATCAAGAACGATGCCGCTAAGCTGGTCCTGACCAGCCCTGCCTGCAGCAACATTGGCGAGAAGGTTGCGCTGTCCCGACGTATCGAGAAGCACTGGCGTCTCATTGGATGGGCTACCATTGCTGCGTAAGTTGTTCTGATTCCACCTCTCTAACACGATAGCTAACTCTACTACAGCGGTGTGACACTCGAGCCCAGCACTTCGTAAGCAATTCATGTAGACAAACGAACGGTTTCTCACGATTCTTCTACTACGCAAAGTTCCGGACCCGAGGGCGCCCAAACAGAGGCAAAGCCCTCGACGGCATTTTGAGTAGACGGCTGGCGCTGGAATGAGGCCTGGTGTTTATAGTGGTCGTTTTCAGGGAcggggaggagaaggggaggAAGCATTCCCCGGACGGGGAAGCTCTGGGGACCGGTGACGGTAGCGGGTTGAGCCATGTAGTTACGTTGTAAGTGCATCAAAGAGGGTCACGTCAACCTCACGGGGGAAAAGACAAAAGTTTTAAGGCCTGAAGGTCAGGAAGAATTGAACGAGGTTTTTGGCCAAACCCCAAAAAGATATTACAAGAGTCTATTTCCGTACCTTGCGCGCGTGCTTGACCAGGTTTTCTATCACCCCCTCAAAGGCTTCCCTATCGCCAATCTTTTCGTCCGTCCGCTTCTGCCAGTATTCTAGTGCCTCCTTTGCCGCTCCCTCTAAGCCTTGTAGCTTGGCAATGTGGGCTTTGAGTTCCTGGTCAGTCATGCCGTTGAGCGCCTCGTCTGTCGTCATGCACAGGTGCCGGGCAGCCACGAGATCCAGCTCCGGTTGCGGGGGAGGACCCCTGCGCTtcttcgaggccgagggcttTCCTTGAGTATCGACCGATGTAGACGAGTTGTTACCTTCGCCCTGCCGTAGCCGAGACACTGATCGGGACTCGCTAGAGTTGCGTGGGGAGGCGGTGCGAACGTTGAGGGATGGGAGGACAAGCTTCTTTTGCTTGGAGGCCGGCAGGATCTCGTCGAGGTCCACGGGGACACCGAGTGATACAAGGAAGAGGCGCCGTGTGCGGGAGCGGATCCAGTCAGGGGGGGCGAGAGGTGGAGGAGCGACGAGTTGAGACCAGAGAGATGCAGAGCGAGGTGTGAAGAAGACAGAGGAGTCTTTGGACAGAGGGGGGAAGGCGGGAAGATCAAGTTCCTCGGGTGGGAACAAGGCTGCGAGGTATGGCTCCAAGGTTGCTATAACTCCTTCGGGGTCAAGTCCGTCAAAGTCGGGTATAGGCTACAGGAACTGTTAACAATTTGACCGAGTGTAATTTCAAGAAAACTCACGAATGGTAACGTAGGTTGTTGTGGGAGAGTTCCTTGTGTAGGAACAGGTGCCGGAGCTTCTGCTTGCTGGAAACCGTCCTCGAAGTCATCGaagtcgtcatcttcgttgCCCTCCTCAAAGTCGTCGAAATCGTCTCCGaaatcatcttcatcaccatcttcctcctcatcctcctcttcagcttcatcgCTGTCACCAGTTGGTACAGGCGCGGCTACAGTGGTGGGCTTCTCGGAcggctcttcctcttttgACTGCGTGGCCGGGGAATCGGGGGATTCAGGTGATGGGTTATCTACGCGAAAACGAAATTCAGTGGTCAACAGATGTTCTTGTGCTCTTTAGGACTTGGCTATTCCCATACCAGCAGCGCTTTCGCCAGTTATGCTCTCGCCCTGAATCTCCCTGACCTGACCATCGGAATCCACGACGATATCTGGGGAAGCGTCTGCTCTGCGCCTCTCCTCGTACTGGATCGAGTGCGAGCGGCTTCTTGGCCCTGGGGCCTCCTCTACAATGGTTGTGGGAGCATTGATTTCAGGCGTCAAGGAGGCATCCCGGGATGGTGTTTCTTCGGGGGCAATCGCGATCTCGTCGGGTTGGGCATCTTGTTCCCGCAGGGCGTATGCTGGAGTTCCAGGCACTTCGCCGTATGATGGCTGGTCATCGACCCTCTCGACCCGAGTCTTGGGGACCGGCGAGTTGAGCTTCGAGCTCGCGGCATCGGATTGAGCGTCCGTGAACTGGTCTTCGGATTCAGACTCCTCGGCTACCGACATGTCAGCAGTGTACGAGAGTGTTCAAGGCTGGGAAATGTACCCAGCTCGCGGGCACCTGGGTCCTCGCTGGGAGCCACCTTGGGAGGTTCGAGTTTCTCGGCGTCTGTCATGATGACCGGAAATAGACGAGAATACTACTTGGAGCTGCAGAGCCTCGAGGTAGCGAGCTCTAGGGCATGTGATATGATGGTCGTGCGTGGGGTTAGGGGAGCCCGACCTGGGCGGTGGGCTTGGTTCGCGATCGGCAGGTCC includes:
- a CDS encoding Protein-synthesizing GTPase, which produces MSANGDPKYDDIESESDSGESVGHNEAGDEKPLKPALKKSNPAIAEPAAQRPELPPQTDPKDLDVASLTPLTPEIIARQATINIGTIGHVAHGKSTVVKAISGVQTVRFKNELIRNITIKLGYANAKIYKCDNSQCPRPGCYRSYKSEKEVDPPCEREGCSGTYRLLRHVSFVDCPGHDILMSTMLSGAAVMDAALLLIAGNESCPQPQTSEHLAAIEIMKLDKIIILQNKVDLMREEAAQQHYQSILKFIRGTVAGKSPVIPISAQLKFNIDAVNEAIVNTIPVPPRDFSMDPHMIVIRSFDVNKPGAEIDDLKGGVAGGSILHGVVKLGDEIEIRPGIVSRDDSGALKCTPIFSRVVSLNSEANDLKYAVPGGLIGVGTRIDPTLCRADRLVGFVLGLKGRLPDIYSEIEINFYLLRRLLGVRTADGKQAKVAKLAKNEMIMVNIGSTSTGAKVIAIKNDAAKLVLTSPACSNIGEKVALSRRIEKHWRLIGWATIAAGVTLEPSTS